From Streptomyces sp. TLI_235, a single genomic window includes:
- a CDS encoding HTH domain-containing protein: MSNALEHPLTAAIKPLLDAVGATAVEPAEARPDDVVLEWDGRAALAVRLPHLSSALDRLLAEMARQFDGRPLTELDRAEKQQVVALLEERGAFTVRHGVETVASALGVSRFTVYNYLNRQEGSRKG; this comes from the coding sequence GTGAGCAACGCCCTGGAACACCCGCTCACCGCGGCGATAAAGCCGCTGCTGGACGCGGTGGGCGCCACCGCGGTCGAGCCGGCCGAGGCCCGACCGGACGACGTCGTCCTCGAGTGGGACGGCCGGGCGGCGCTCGCCGTCCGGCTGCCGCACCTCAGCAGCGCGCTCGACCGGCTGCTGGCCGAGATGGCCCGCCAGTTCGACGGACGCCCGCTGACCGAGCTGGACCGGGCCGAGAAGCAGCAGGTGGTGGCCCTGCTGGAGGAGCGCGGGGCGTTCACCGTCCGGCACGGGGTGGAGACGGTGGCCTCGGCGCTCGGCGTCAGCCGCTTCACCGTCTACAACTACCTGAACCGGCAGGAAGGCTCCCGCAAGGGCTGA
- a CDS encoding hydroxypyruvate isomerase: MTAAAAHSYTVNLSILFNELPLLERPAAAAAAGFTAAELWWPFGENHDPSQAELDALRKAFTDAGVRLTGLNFLDDLVRGARGTASVPAESERFRANVPVAAALAESLGTKALNALYGNRATGVDPAEQDALALENLVIAARAAHSVGAILLIETLNRVESPDYALLTAEAAIEVVDKVNAATGLDNARFLCDLYHLAKNGEDLAAVIEKYADRIGHVQIADVPARNEPGTGELDFEALFARLTAAGYRGRIGLEYKPSTGVSADSFAWLPRDLRAK, from the coding sequence GTGACTGCCGCCGCCGCGCACAGCTACACGGTCAACCTGTCGATCCTGTTCAACGAGCTCCCGCTGCTGGAGCGCCCGGCCGCCGCAGCCGCGGCCGGCTTCACCGCCGCCGAGCTCTGGTGGCCCTTCGGCGAGAACCACGACCCGTCCCAGGCCGAGCTGGACGCACTCCGCAAGGCCTTCACCGACGCGGGCGTGCGGCTCACCGGCCTCAACTTCCTCGACGACCTCGTCAGGGGCGCCCGCGGCACCGCCTCGGTGCCCGCCGAGAGCGAGCGCTTCCGGGCCAACGTGCCGGTGGCCGCCGCCCTCGCCGAGTCCCTCGGCACCAAGGCGCTGAACGCCCTCTACGGCAACCGGGCGACGGGCGTCGACCCCGCCGAGCAGGACGCCCTGGCGCTGGAGAACCTGGTGATCGCCGCCCGGGCCGCGCACTCCGTCGGCGCGATCCTGCTGATCGAGACCCTCAACCGGGTCGAGTCCCCGGACTACGCCCTGCTCACCGCCGAGGCGGCGATCGAGGTCGTGGACAAGGTCAACGCGGCCACCGGCCTCGACAACGCCAGGTTCCTCTGCGACCTCTACCACCTCGCGAAGAACGGCGAGGACCTCGCCGCCGTGATCGAGAAGTACGCCGACCGGATCGGCCACGTGCAGATCGCCGACGTGCCGGCCCGCAACGAGCCCGGCACCGGCGAGCTCGACTTCGAGGCCCTCTTCGCCCGCCTGACCGCCGCCGGCTACCGCGGCCGGATCGGCCTGGAGTACAAGCCCTCCACCGGCGTCAGCGCCGACAGCTTCGCGTGGCTCCCGCGCGACCTGCGCGCCAAGTGA
- a CDS encoding glycerate kinase produces the protein MPATPAQGHVVVAPDKFKGSLEGAEVAARIAAGVRRAAPGTEVRELPVADGGEGTLAAALAAGFERVAVKVAGPTGLPVDAAIAVRGDTAVVELAQASGLARLPGGRTAPLAAGSYGVGQLISRAVSLGVSRIVLGLGGSACTDGGAGMVQALGVGLYDADDTELPPGGAALRRLARIDLGPLADLLAGVDVVVACDVDNPLLGPRGATAVYGPQKGADGDDLVVLEEGLTRWADAVRTVTGRDVRDAPGAGAAGGVGFAALALLGATMRPGIELLLDLLGFDEAVRGARLVVTGEGCLDAQTLHGKAPAGVAAAATRAGVRVAAVAGRLELSEPEWRAAGFAAAVALTDLAERPGESMTRAGELAETAGERLAAQLLGR, from the coding sequence ATGCCCGCCACCCCCGCTCAGGGTCATGTGGTCGTCGCGCCCGACAAGTTCAAGGGCTCCCTGGAGGGCGCCGAGGTCGCCGCGCGGATCGCCGCCGGTGTCCGCCGCGCCGCCCCCGGCACCGAGGTGCGCGAGCTCCCCGTCGCCGACGGCGGCGAGGGCACCCTGGCCGCCGCGCTGGCGGCCGGCTTCGAGCGGGTCGCCGTCAAGGTGGCCGGGCCGACCGGCCTGCCGGTGGACGCGGCGATCGCCGTCCGCGGCGACACCGCCGTGGTCGAGCTGGCGCAGGCCTCCGGCCTGGCCCGGCTCCCCGGCGGGCGGACCGCGCCGCTCGCGGCCGGCTCCTACGGGGTGGGCCAGCTGATCTCCCGGGCGGTCTCGCTCGGCGTCTCGCGGATCGTGCTCGGCCTCGGCGGCAGCGCCTGCACCGACGGCGGCGCCGGCATGGTCCAGGCGCTCGGCGTCGGCCTGTACGACGCGGACGACACCGAGCTGCCGCCCGGCGGCGCGGCCCTGCGCCGCCTCGCCCGGATCGACCTCGGCCCGCTCGCGGACCTGCTCGCCGGGGTGGACGTGGTGGTCGCCTGCGACGTCGACAACCCGCTGCTCGGGCCGCGCGGCGCCACGGCCGTGTACGGCCCGCAGAAGGGCGCGGACGGCGACGACCTGGTGGTCCTGGAGGAAGGACTGACCCGGTGGGCGGACGCCGTCCGCACCGTCACCGGGCGGGACGTCCGCGACGCCCCCGGCGCCGGGGCGGCAGGAGGGGTCGGCTTCGCCGCCCTGGCCCTGCTCGGCGCCACCATGCGGCCCGGGATCGAGCTCCTCCTCGATCTCCTGGGCTTCGACGAGGCTGTGCGTGGGGCGCGCCTCGTCGTCACCGGTGAGGGATGCCTGGACGCGCAGACGCTCCACGGCAAGGCCCCCGCCGGCGTCGCCGCGGCAGCCACCCGGGCGGGGGTTCGGGTGGCTGCCGTGGCCGGACGGCTGGAACTGTCCGAACCCGAGTGGCGGGCGGCGGGCTTCGCCGCGGCCGTGGCCCTCACCGATCTGGCCGAACGGCCCGGCGAGAGCATGACCAGGGCCGGCGAGCTGGCCGAGACCGCGGGGGAGCGGCTGGCCGCCCAATTGCTGGGGCGTTAA
- a CDS encoding urate oxidase: protein MAHVLGQNQYGKAENRIVRVYRDSTRHEIKDLNVSVSLQGEFEDVHLTGSNANCLPTDTTKNTVYAFAKEYGIESAEAFGITLARHFVENTERGVVHSARIRIEEYTWDRIRTPDSSARFIGSEEVGHSFVRNGQEVRTSEIVFDGESVQVISGLKDLIVMNTTNSEFWGYIKDRYTTLQEAYDRILATQVTARWKYGYTGRDDEPQPNWNRSYNHVKRHMLEAFAETYSYSLQQTLHAMGTRVLNNRSEVDEVRLELPNKHHFLVDLEPFGLKNENEVYYAADRMYGLIEGTVHREGVVPVIPVA from the coding sequence ATGGCCCATGTGCTCGGTCAGAACCAGTACGGCAAGGCGGAGAACCGCATCGTGCGGGTCTACCGCGACTCCACCCGGCACGAGATCAAAGACCTGAACGTCTCGGTCTCCCTGCAGGGCGAGTTCGAGGACGTCCACCTCACCGGCTCCAACGCCAACTGCCTGCCCACCGACACGACGAAGAACACCGTCTACGCCTTCGCCAAGGAGTACGGCATCGAGTCGGCGGAGGCCTTCGGCATCACGCTGGCCCGCCACTTCGTCGAGAACACCGAGCGCGGCGTGGTGCACAGCGCCCGCATCCGGATCGAGGAGTACACCTGGGACCGGATCCGGACCCCGGACAGCTCGGCCCGCTTCATCGGCTCCGAGGAGGTCGGCCACTCCTTCGTCCGCAACGGCCAGGAGGTACGCACCTCCGAGATCGTCTTCGACGGCGAGTCCGTGCAGGTGATCTCCGGCCTCAAGGACCTGATCGTGATGAACACGACCAACTCGGAGTTCTGGGGCTACATCAAGGACAGGTACACCACCCTCCAGGAGGCCTACGACCGCATCCTGGCCACCCAGGTGACGGCCCGCTGGAAGTACGGCTACACCGGCCGCGACGACGAGCCCCAGCCGAACTGGAACCGCTCGTACAACCACGTGAAGCGCCACATGCTGGAGGCGTTCGCCGAGACGTACTCGTACTCGCTGCAGCAGACCCTGCACGCGATGGGCACCCGGGTGCTCAACAACCGCTCCGAGGTGGACGAGGTCCGCCTGGAGCTCCCCAACAAGCACCACTTCCTCGTCGACCTGGAGCCCTTCGGCCTCAAGAACGAGAACGAGGTGTACTACGCCGCCGACCGGATGTACGGCCTGATCGAGGGCACTGTGCACCGCGAGGGCGTCGTCCCGGTCATACCCGTCGCCTGA
- a CDS encoding allantoicase translates to MSTEKTAAAPFTELVDLASRRLGAGVVATNEDTFADAENLLVARPAEFRPHTFGHKGQIMDGWESRRRRGASADQPHPTDEDHDWAIVRLGAAGLVRGVVVDTAHFTGNYPESASVQAASVPGHPSPAEVEAAEWTDLVPRTPLQGDTAHEFAVDNATRWTHVRLNIWPDGGVARLRVHGEVLPDPRELDGLTFDLAAQETGGVAEAASDRYFSSPHNLNAPGRATVMGEGWETRRRRDKANDWVRIALAGGGEVLAAEVDTTHFVANAPGWADLAGYDASAGGDPATDTAGWFPLLARTRLQPDTRHRFRLDTGRPVTHVTINVYPDGGLARLRLTGRLTEAGRAALALRWFDALPAAEAGAALTAAGLTTEEAAGLTAARPLRDADAAAAAVAALRPSDGPDGEHTSRRRAAVWRLLGV, encoded by the coding sequence TTGAGCACCGAGAAGACCGCGGCCGCGCCCTTCACCGAGCTGGTCGACCTGGCCTCCCGCCGGCTGGGCGCGGGCGTGGTCGCCACCAACGAGGACACCTTCGCCGACGCCGAGAACCTGCTGGTCGCCAGGCCCGCCGAGTTCCGCCCGCACACCTTCGGCCACAAGGGCCAGATCATGGACGGCTGGGAGTCCCGCCGCCGCCGCGGCGCCTCCGCCGACCAGCCGCACCCCACCGACGAGGACCACGACTGGGCGATCGTCCGGCTCGGCGCGGCCGGCCTGGTCCGCGGCGTGGTCGTGGACACCGCGCACTTCACCGGCAACTACCCGGAGAGCGCCTCCGTCCAGGCCGCGTCCGTACCCGGCCACCCCTCGCCCGCCGAGGTCGAGGCCGCCGAGTGGACCGACCTGGTGCCCCGCACGCCGCTGCAGGGCGACACCGCCCACGAGTTCGCCGTCGACAACGCCACCCGCTGGACGCACGTCCGCCTGAACATCTGGCCGGACGGCGGCGTCGCCCGGCTGCGCGTCCACGGCGAGGTGCTGCCCGACCCGCGCGAGCTCGACGGCCTCACCTTCGACCTCGCCGCGCAGGAGACCGGCGGCGTCGCCGAGGCCGCCTCGGACCGCTACTTCTCCTCCCCGCACAACCTGAACGCTCCCGGCCGCGCCACCGTCATGGGCGAGGGCTGGGAGACCCGGCGTCGGCGCGACAAGGCCAACGACTGGGTCCGGATCGCCCTGGCCGGGGGCGGCGAGGTCCTGGCCGCCGAGGTGGACACCACCCACTTCGTCGCCAACGCCCCCGGCTGGGCCGACCTGGCGGGCTACGACGCCTCCGCCGGCGGCGACCCCGCCACCGACACCGCGGGCTGGTTCCCGCTGCTGGCCCGCACCCGGCTGCAGCCCGACACCCGGCACCGCTTCCGGCTCGACACCGGACGCCCCGTCACCCACGTGACGATCAACGTCTACCCGGACGGCGGCCTCGCCCGGCTCCGGCTCACCGGGCGCCTCACCGAGGCCGGCCGCGCCGCCCTCGCACTGCGCTGGTTCGACGCGCTGCCCGCCGCCGAGGCCGGGGCCGCGCTCACCGCGGCCGGCCTGACCACCGAGGAGGCCGCCGGGCTGACCGCCGCCCGGCCGCTCCGGGACGCCGACGCGGCCGCCGCCGCGGTGGCCGCCCTCAGGCCCTCCGACGGCCCCGACGGCGAGCACACCTCGCGCCGCCGTGCCGCCGTCTGGCGCCTCCTCGGCGTCTGA
- a CDS encoding 5-hydroxyisourate hydrolase yields MTGISTHVLDTSLGRPAEGVPVELALHTEGGWKVLGTSATDSDGRAKDLPAVEAGSVVRLLFDTTAYYAARNEAAPFFPEVSIVFTVAPAQHHYHVPLLLNPFGYSVYRGS; encoded by the coding sequence ATGACTGGCATCTCCACGCACGTGCTCGACACCAGCCTCGGCCGCCCGGCCGAAGGCGTCCCGGTCGAGCTGGCACTGCACACCGAGGGTGGCTGGAAGGTGCTCGGCACCTCCGCCACGGACTCCGACGGCCGGGCCAAGGACCTGCCGGCCGTGGAGGCGGGCTCGGTCGTCCGGCTCCTCTTCGACACCACCGCGTACTACGCGGCCCGGAACGAGGCGGCGCCGTTCTTCCCCGAGGTATCGATCGTCTTCACGGTCGCGCCCGCGCAGCACCACTACCACGTGCCGCTGCTGCTCAACCCGTTCGGCTACTCGGTCTACCGCGGAAGCTAG
- a CDS encoding 2-hydroxy-3-oxopropionate reductase, with translation MSRKIAFIGLGIMGSPMAANLVKAGHHVTGYNLTQPQIDALVAAGGHGATSIADAVKDAEVVITMVPADPHVEQAVLGEGGVLENAQPGTLLIDMSSITPQTSIKVEAAAREKGVRALDAPVSGGEAGAIEAVLSIMVGGAAEDFAEAKPLFDALGTTVVHVGPAGAGQTVKAANQLIVAVNIQVLAEAVVFLENAGVDLQAALDVLGGGLAGSTVLNRKKANMLNREFAPGFRIDLHHKDMGIVTDAARAVGAALPVGAVVAQLVASARANGDGSLDHSALLRGVERLSGRTV, from the coding sequence ATGAGCCGCAAGATCGCCTTCATCGGCCTCGGCATCATGGGCAGCCCGATGGCCGCCAACCTGGTCAAGGCCGGCCACCACGTCACCGGGTACAACCTGACCCAGCCGCAGATCGACGCCCTGGTCGCCGCGGGCGGCCACGGTGCCACCAGCATCGCCGACGCGGTGAAGGACGCCGAGGTCGTCATCACCATGGTCCCGGCCGACCCGCACGTCGAGCAGGCCGTCCTCGGCGAGGGCGGCGTGCTGGAGAACGCCCAGCCCGGCACCCTCCTGATCGACATGTCCTCGATCACCCCGCAGACCTCGATCAAGGTCGAGGCCGCGGCCAGGGAGAAGGGCGTCCGCGCCCTGGACGCCCCGGTCTCCGGGGGCGAGGCCGGCGCGATCGAGGCCGTTCTGTCGATCATGGTCGGCGGCGCGGCGGAGGACTTCGCCGAGGCCAAGCCGCTGTTCGACGCCCTCGGCACCACGGTCGTCCACGTCGGCCCGGCCGGCGCCGGCCAGACCGTCAAGGCCGCCAACCAGCTCATCGTGGCCGTCAACATCCAGGTGCTCGCCGAGGCCGTGGTCTTCCTGGAGAACGCGGGCGTCGACCTGCAGGCCGCACTGGACGTGCTCGGCGGCGGTCTGGCCGGCTCCACCGTGCTCAACCGCAAGAAGGCGAACATGCTGAACCGCGAGTTCGCCCCCGGCTTCCGGATCGACCTGCACCACAAGGACATGGGCATCGTCACCGACGCCGCCCGCGCAGTCGGCGCCGCCCTGCCGGTCGGTGCCGTGGTCGCCCAGTTGGTCGCCTCCGCCCGCGCCAACGGCGACGGCTCGCTCGACCACTCCGCCCTGCTGCGCGGCGTCGAGCGCCTCTCCGGCCGGACGGTCTGA
- a CDS encoding catalase — protein sequence MPKILTTESGAPVADNQNSASAGEYGPLLIQDQQLLEKLARFNRERIPERVVHARGSGAYGYFEVTDEVSQYTKADFLSAVGRRTEVFLRFSTVAGNLGASDAVRDPRGFALKFYTEQGNYDLVGNNTPVFFIKDPIKFPDFIHSQKRDPHTGITEADNVWDFWAHAPEATHQITWLFGDRGIPASYRHMNGYGSHTYQWVNEQGDAYWVKYHFKTNQGIRSLDGAQAAEVVGGDADSHQRDLHQAIERGVFPSWTLYVQLMPVAEAATYRFNPFDLTKVWPHADYPLVKVGRLVLNKNPENVFAEVEQAAFSPNNFVPGIGPSPDKMLQGRLFAYADAQRYRLGVNHTQLPVNAPRATEANNYGRDGYSALNTSGRAKNYEPNSFDGPAQTDSALAAPVRVEGHTGTYTTPAHTKDDDFFQAGELYRLMSDGEKARLIANLAGFLAQVSREDIVEKNLAHFHAADEEYGSRLEAAVKKLRAGDDA from the coding sequence ATGCCGAAGATCCTGACCACCGAGTCCGGCGCGCCCGTCGCCGACAACCAGAACTCCGCCTCGGCCGGCGAGTACGGCCCGCTGCTGATCCAGGACCAGCAGCTGCTGGAGAAGCTCGCCCGCTTCAACCGCGAGCGCATCCCGGAGCGCGTGGTGCACGCCCGCGGCTCCGGCGCCTACGGCTACTTCGAGGTCACCGACGAGGTGTCGCAGTACACCAAGGCGGACTTCCTCTCCGCGGTCGGCCGGCGCACCGAGGTCTTCCTGCGCTTCTCCACGGTGGCCGGCAACCTGGGCGCCTCCGACGCGGTGCGTGACCCGCGCGGCTTCGCGCTGAAGTTCTACACCGAGCAGGGCAACTACGACCTGGTCGGCAACAACACCCCGGTGTTCTTCATCAAGGACCCGATCAAGTTCCCCGACTTCATCCACTCGCAGAAGCGCGACCCGCACACCGGCATCACCGAGGCCGACAACGTCTGGGACTTCTGGGCGCACGCCCCCGAGGCCACCCACCAGATCACCTGGCTGTTCGGCGACCGCGGCATCCCGGCCTCCTACCGGCACATGAACGGCTACGGCTCGCACACCTACCAGTGGGTCAACGAGCAGGGCGACGCCTACTGGGTGAAGTACCACTTCAAGACCAACCAGGGCATCCGCTCGCTGGACGGCGCGCAGGCCGCCGAGGTGGTCGGCGGCGACGCGGACAGCCACCAGCGCGACCTCCACCAGGCCATCGAGCGCGGCGTGTTCCCGTCCTGGACGCTCTACGTCCAGCTGATGCCCGTCGCCGAGGCGGCCACCTACCGCTTCAACCCCTTCGACCTCACCAAGGTCTGGCCGCACGCCGACTACCCGCTGGTCAAGGTCGGCCGCCTGGTGCTCAACAAGAACCCGGAGAACGTCTTCGCCGAGGTCGAGCAGGCCGCGTTCTCGCCGAACAACTTCGTCCCCGGCATCGGCCCCTCCCCGGACAAGATGCTCCAGGGCCGCCTGTTCGCCTACGCCGACGCCCAGCGCTACCGCCTCGGAGTCAACCACACCCAGCTGCCGGTGAACGCCCCGCGCGCCACCGAGGCGAACAACTACGGCCGGGACGGGTACAGCGCCCTCAACACCTCCGGCCGCGCCAAGAACTACGAGCCGAACTCCTTCGACGGCCCTGCGCAGACCGACAGCGCCCTGGCCGCCCCCGTCCGGGTCGAGGGCCACACCGGCACCTACACCACCCCGGCGCACACCAAGGACGACGACTTCTTCCAGGCCGGCGAGCTCTACCGGCTGATGTCGGACGGCGAGAAGGCCCGCCTGATCGCCAACCTGGCCGGCTTCCTCGCCCAGGTCAGCCGCGAGGACATCGTGGAGAAGAACCTCGCCCACTTCCACGCGGCCGACGAGGAGTACGGCAGCCGCCTGGAGGCCGCGGTGAAGAAGCTCCGCGCCGGCGACGACGCCTGA
- a CDS encoding thiamine-binding protein, whose protein sequence is MVEFTTEPFELDSFPDHAKAARRVVDEAGLEVSVGPFGTSAEGEAEQTLTAVTRLLRETLEAGATRISVQISVLGDEPSPEGVGTP, encoded by the coding sequence ATGGTGGAGTTCACGACAGAACCGTTCGAGCTGGACAGCTTCCCGGACCACGCCAAGGCTGCCCGCCGGGTCGTGGACGAAGCCGGCCTCGAGGTCTCGGTCGGGCCCTTCGGCACCAGCGCCGAGGGCGAGGCCGAGCAGACCCTGACCGCGGTCACGCGCCTGCTGCGCGAGACCCTGGAGGCCGGGGCCACCCGGATCTCCGTCCAGATCAGCGTGCTCGGCGACGAGCCGTCCCCGGAAGGAGTGGGTACGCCGTGA
- a CDS encoding 2-oxo-4-hydroxy-4-carboxy-5-ureidoimidazoline decarboxylase: MTNESTAADTRALETLAAAPAADLRETLLEVCSSPRWAEAVAAARPWPDRTALLDANAAAMAALTAGDLADAMAGHARIGTPKAGDATSEREQAGIRGADTALLDDLHEANAAYEAKFGHVFLICATGRTAATMLASLRERFPNDAATEREIVRGELRKINDIRINRLLDGS, from the coding sequence GTGACCAACGAATCCACCGCCGCGGACACCAGGGCGCTTGAGACCCTGGCGGCAGCCCCGGCCGCCGACCTGCGGGAGACACTGCTGGAGGTCTGCTCCAGCCCCCGCTGGGCCGAGGCGGTCGCGGCCGCCCGGCCGTGGCCGGACCGCACCGCGCTGCTCGACGCCAACGCCGCCGCGATGGCCGCCCTCACCGCCGGGGACCTCGCCGACGCGATGGCCGGCCACGCCCGGATCGGCACGCCGAAGGCCGGCGACGCCACCTCCGAACGCGAGCAGGCCGGCATCCGGGGAGCCGACACCGCGCTCCTCGACGACCTGCACGAGGCCAACGCCGCCTACGAGGCGAAGTTCGGCCACGTGTTCCTGATCTGCGCGACCGGCCGAACGGCCGCCACCATGCTCGCCTCGCTGCGCGAGCGCTTCCCCAACGACGCCGCCACCGAGCGCGAGATCGTCCGCGGTGAGCTGCGCAAGATCAACGACATCCGCATCAACCGGCTGCTCGACGGGTCCTAG
- a CDS encoding allantoinase has translation MPLSDRPAAPAVIRSRRVVLPDGERPADVLVQDGRIAQIAAHGSLLAGDRLLTDLGETALLPGLVDTHVHVNEPGRTEWEGFATATRAAAAGGVTTIVDMPLNSVPPTTTLAGLEAKRKTAEGQAWVDLGFWGGAVPGNTGDLAALHEAGVFGFKSFLAPSGVDEFPHLGTPEELESALAEQARLGALAIIHAEDPAVLDAAPQQSGVHYRDFLASRPDDAEAAAVARLLDTARRTGTRVHILHVSSAAVLPLLRQAREDGVQVTAETCPHYLTLTAEEVPDGDTAFKCCPPIRSESNRDALWAALAAGEFAAVVSDHSPSTPDLKLLQWYGGSGDFAAAWGGIASLQLGLPAIWTEARRRGHTLADVVRWMAAGPAALVGLTGTKGAIAPGHDADLVAFDPDADFAVHAEELHHRNPVTPYAGRTLTGAVRTTWLRGRVVDTAGEPFGRQITRP, from the coding sequence ATGCCCCTCAGCGACAGGCCGGCCGCCCCGGCGGTGATCCGCTCCCGCCGGGTCGTCCTGCCGGACGGCGAGCGCCCGGCCGACGTCCTCGTCCAGGACGGGCGGATCGCCCAGATCGCCGCGCACGGCTCGCTGCTCGCGGGGGACCGCCTGCTCACCGACCTCGGCGAGACCGCCCTGCTGCCCGGCCTGGTCGACACCCACGTGCACGTCAACGAGCCCGGCCGCACCGAGTGGGAGGGCTTCGCCACCGCCACCCGGGCGGCCGCGGCCGGCGGCGTCACCACGATCGTCGACATGCCGCTGAACTCCGTCCCGCCGACCACCACGCTCGCCGGGCTGGAGGCCAAGCGGAAGACCGCCGAGGGCCAGGCCTGGGTCGACCTCGGCTTCTGGGGCGGCGCGGTGCCCGGCAACACCGGCGACCTGGCGGCGCTGCACGAGGCCGGCGTCTTCGGCTTCAAGAGCTTCCTCGCCCCGTCCGGCGTGGACGAGTTCCCGCACCTGGGCACCCCGGAGGAGCTGGAGTCGGCGCTCGCCGAGCAGGCCCGGCTCGGCGCGCTCGCCATCATCCACGCCGAGGACCCGGCCGTCCTGGACGCCGCCCCGCAGCAGTCCGGCGTGCACTACCGCGACTTCCTGGCCTCCCGGCCGGACGACGCCGAGGCCGCCGCGGTGGCCCGGCTGCTCGACACCGCCCGCCGCACCGGCACCCGGGTGCACATCCTGCACGTCTCCTCGGCCGCCGTGCTGCCGCTGCTGCGCCAGGCCCGGGAGGACGGCGTGCAGGTGACCGCCGAGACCTGCCCGCACTACCTCACCCTCACCGCGGAGGAGGTGCCGGACGGCGACACCGCCTTCAAGTGCTGCCCGCCGATCCGCTCCGAGTCCAACCGGGACGCCCTGTGGGCGGCGCTCGCGGCCGGCGAGTTCGCCGCCGTGGTCTCCGACCACTCGCCGTCGACCCCGGACCTGAAGCTCCTTCAGTGGTACGGCGGCAGCGGCGACTTCGCCGCGGCCTGGGGCGGCATCGCCTCCCTGCAGCTCGGCCTGCCCGCGATCTGGACCGAGGCCCGGCGCCGCGGCCACACCCTCGCCGACGTCGTCCGCTGGATGGCCGCCGGCCCGGCCGCACTGGTCGGCCTCACCGGCACCAAGGGTGCCATCGCCCCCGGCCACGACGCCGACCTGGTCGCCTTCGACCCGGACGCCGACTTCGCGGTGCACGCCGAGGAACTGCACCACCGCAACCCCGTCACCCCGTACGCCGGCCGCACGCTCACCGGCGCGGTACGCACCACCTGGCTCCGCGGCCGGGTGGTCGACACCGCCGGCGAGCCGTTCGGCCGTCAGATCACCCGTCCTTGA